Proteins from a genomic interval of Papaver somniferum cultivar HN1 chromosome 4, ASM357369v1, whole genome shotgun sequence:
- the LOC113276031 gene encoding protein NRT1/ PTR FAMILY 2.13-like: MVVAKKTTTTRSNTNNSSFLFSSMMKCFSFSSSSPSSTKRSDEDCHDDDVPGKNRLQLTDGDHVKSTKHGGWKSMPYILGNETFERLATFGLLANFMVYLLKQFHLEQVFATNIINIWSGTTNFAPLFGAFISDAYLGKFRTLAYASLASLVGMILLTLTAVIPELHPPTCTKSQEHDNQCIAPSTSQLAVLFISLGFLTIGAGGIRPCSLPFGVDQFDQTTDEGRKGINSFFNWYYFTFTIVIMIALTLVVYIQDIISWSVGLGIPTLLMMFSILLFFLGTRIYVYVPPGGSVFSGIGQVFVSAYKKRRLQLPSDDVEVLKEVLYNPESKGLANMKLHLTNQYRILNKAAIKNVGEVNEGGSVSNKWRLCSIQQVEEAKCLIRIIPIWAAGIICFTAMAQQGTFTVSQALKMQRHLGPKFEIPAGSLGVISMLTLGLWVPFYDRIFVPALRKITKQEDGLTLLQRMGIGMVFSILSMIAAGFVEEKRRTQAITISQSHQVEPISVFWLAPQLILMGLAEAFNIIGQIEFFNRQFPEHMRSIGNSLFFCTMAGANYFSSLIVSIIHNTTGKQGQPDWLYNDINFGKLDYFYYLIAGLGVLNLIYFLVVARGYRYKATVPFQTEDTDIVIELSSTKHVDP; this comes from the exons ATGGTGGTAGCCAAAAAGACCACCACCACCAGATCAAACACGAATAATTCATCTTTCTTGTTTAGCTCTATGATGAAATGCTTCTCCTTTTCTTCCTCTTCACCATCTTCAACCAAAAGATCAGATGAAGATTGTCATGATGACGATGTTCCTGGTAAAAACAGACTCCAGCTAACGGATGGAGATCATGTTAAATCTACAAAACATGGAGGATGGAAGTCCATGCCTTACATTTtag GAAATGAAACGTTTGAAAGATTAGCAACATTTGGGCTGTTAGCAAACTTTATGGTGTACCTACTGAAACAGTTTCATTTGGAGCAAGTGTTTGCTACAAACATCATTAACATATGGTCTGGTACGACAAACTTTGCACCACTCTTTGGTGCATTCATCTCTGATGCTTATCTCGGCAAATTCCGGACTCTTGCTTATGCTTCTCTCGCATCCTTAGTG GGGATGATTTTACTAACATTAACAGCAGTAATACCTGAACTGCATCCTCCAACATGTACAAAAAGTCAGGAGCATGACAACCAATGTATTGCTCCATCAACCAGCCAGCTTGCAGTTCTTTTCATATCACTAGGATTTTTAACAATTGGAGCCGGTGGAATAAGACCATGTAGTTTACCATTTGGTGTTGATCAATTTGATCAAACAACTGATGAAGGCAGAAAAGGAATCAACAGTTTCTTCAATTGGTATTACTTCACATTTACAATCGTCATAATGATCGCTCTTACGCTCGTCGTCTATATACAAGATATTATTAGTTGGTCTGTTGGACTTGGCATTCCTACACTTCTTATGATGTTCTCAATACTTCTGTTCTTCCTGGGTACACGCATTTATGTTTACGTCCCGCCGGGTGGAAGTGTTTTCTCTGGAATTGGTCAAGTGTTTGTTTCTGCTTATAAGAAACGCCGTCTTCAACTTCCTTCTGATGATGTAGAAGTGTTAAAAGAAGTTCTTTATAATCCTGAGTCAAAAGGACTTGCCAATATGAAACTTCATCTCACCAACCAGTACAG AATCTTAAACAAAGCAGCAATAAAAAATGTAGGAGAAGTGAACGAAGGCGGTTCTGTTTCGAATAAATGGAGACTATGTAGTATCCAACAAGTTGAAGAAGCTAAATGTCTTATTAGAATCATACCAATTTGGGCTGCAGGTATAATATGTTTTACCGCAATGGCACAACAAGGAACTTTCACAGTATCACAAGCTTTGAAAATGCAACGGCATTTAGGACCCAAGTTTGAAATCCCAGCTGGTTCACTAGGGGTTATCTCGATGCTTACATTAGGTCTATGGGTTCCGTTCTACGATCGTATATTCGTTCCTGCACTCAGGAAAATAACTAAACAAGAAGACGGACTCACACTTCTTCAAAGGATGGGAATTGGGATGGTTTTTTCCATATTATCAATGATAGCAGCCGGTTTTgttgaagagaaaagaagaacgCAAGCAATAACCATTTCTCAATCCCATCAAGTCGAACCCATATCCGTATTCTGGTTAGCACCACAGCTAATCTTGATGGGTTTAGCTGAAGCATTCAATATCATTGGACAAATTGAGTTCTTCAATAGGCAGTTCCCAGAACACATGAGAAGTATTGGAAATTCATTGTTCTTTTGTACTATGGCAGGTGCTAATTACTTTAGCAGTCTAATAGTAAGTATCATTCACAACACTACAGGTAAACAAGGTCAGCCTGATTGGTTATACAACGATATCAATTTCGGGAAGTTAGACTACTTCTACTACCTTATAGCAGGTTTAGGAGTCCTGAATCTTatttactttcttgtagttgctCGTGGGTATCGTTATAAGGCTACTGTACCATTTCAAACCGAAGATACCGACATTGTTATTGAGTTAAGCTCAACGAAACATGTTGATCCTTAA